One window of Atribacter laminatus genomic DNA carries:
- the mfd gene encoding transcription-repair coupling factor: protein MNISQFLQKIIQQIRSANRCSLSTIQPVRPFIAQILSGTNYSPIFYMTASEEIKRKVFRQIEGLSFFNQDEMVAIGVGFEEKYSGIVLQKTLREKKNLVIVLNVNELDQEVVELENFMSLSVLLEKGKKYQRDQLIDQFYRMGYERKDFVREKGDIAIRGEVVDVYPPDGIEPIRTYWWENIIEKMKNFQSDTQRTDRDLEHALVIPSDGEFKTIPLIKLIMEQASLIFWDDVFIENTHLSHIPQVITGIVSRENLPEMVISASRPPTFFGEIPKLVNELKENQWGKTYLIFPSEKIELFAAILDEEKIPYGRDVKSPGQIFLLKGFPAEGFILPELGFTVFTTQEIFGKDFTRPSKKRAESPIEEEMVSSLQPGDYIVHEEQGIGIFKGIQEMVLEGVHRVYLVIEYAAGDILYVPVESASLVQKYIGSGDIKPKISRLGKDEWGKAKQRVAQSIQETARELLEIYARRNLDQGHAFSLNSTWHKQLELSFPYIETPDQKQAIVDVERDMESTRPMDRLICGDVGYGKTEIAIRAAFKAVMDGKQVALLAPTTILSEQHYLTFKERLKRFPVRIAVINRFKSTQEQKQIVERVKNNQIDILIGTHRLIQKDIQFHDLGLVIIDEEQRFGVMHKERLKKMKSTVDVLTLTATPIPRTLYLSLTGIRDISVIETPPEGRKPVHTVVAPRSQKMIKEAIQYELDRKGQVFYVSPRIKNLMKIYEELAMLFPDCQIGTAHGRLSGPDLEKVMEKFYNAEIDILLCTTIIEIGLDVPNANTLIVDPATLFGLSQLYQLRGRIGRFDREAYAYLFYPRRLTHEAQERLDALLEFEGLGTGYKLALRDMEIRGAGNILGQAQHGFIQEIGFSLYTRMLQEEISRLKGENTETNPQTTIILQENAFFPNWYMKQENERFSYYQRLLQAQKMNDVEDLRAEIEDRYGRLPREVETLLKITTLRYYGKIALVDTIEEKNGEIYIGAPIEVLVSFNEKFRNHGVKGMLVNYHGKQTLRIPFQNLNTLLRLFDPLVGKG from the coding sequence ATGAACATTTCTCAATTTCTTCAAAAAATTATCCAACAAATCCGATCTGCAAACCGGTGTTCGCTTTCAACAATTCAACCGGTTCGACCTTTTATTGCCCAAATTTTATCCGGAACCAATTATTCTCCAATTTTTTATATGACTGCTAGCGAAGAAATAAAAAGAAAGGTCTTTCGGCAAATTGAAGGTCTTTCTTTTTTTAATCAGGATGAGATGGTAGCAATTGGTGTTGGTTTTGAGGAGAAATATTCAGGAATTGTTCTTCAAAAAACTCTTCGTGAAAAAAAGAATTTAGTTATTGTCTTAAATGTCAATGAACTCGATCAAGAAGTCGTTGAGTTGGAAAATTTTATGAGCCTGTCAGTATTATTGGAGAAAGGGAAGAAATATCAGCGCGATCAATTGATTGATCAATTCTATCGGATGGGATATGAAAGAAAGGATTTTGTCAGAGAGAAGGGTGATATTGCGATTCGTGGTGAAGTCGTTGACGTTTATCCCCCTGACGGGATTGAACCAATCAGAACTTACTGGTGGGAAAACATCATAGAAAAAATGAAAAATTTTCAATCCGATACCCAGAGGACCGACCGTGATTTGGAACACGCCTTAGTAATTCCCAGTGATGGAGAATTTAAAACCATACCCTTAATTAAGCTTATAATGGAACAAGCCAGTCTTATTTTTTGGGACGATGTATTTATAGAAAACACTCATTTATCGCATATTCCTCAGGTGATTACCGGAATTGTATCCAGGGAAAATCTTCCTGAGATGGTTATATCAGCTTCTCGACCGCCGACTTTTTTTGGAGAAATACCAAAATTGGTCAATGAATTAAAGGAAAACCAATGGGGAAAGACTTATTTAATTTTCCCGTCTGAGAAGATCGAATTATTTGCAGCGATCTTAGATGAGGAAAAGATCCCCTATGGCAGAGATGTTAAGAGTCCAGGCCAAATTTTTCTTTTAAAGGGTTTTCCGGCAGAAGGATTTATCCTTCCCGAATTGGGTTTTACCGTTTTCACAACTCAGGAAATTTTTGGAAAAGATTTTACCAGACCGAGTAAAAAAAGAGCAGAATCGCCAATTGAAGAAGAAATGGTGAGTTCGCTTCAACCGGGTGATTATATTGTTCATGAAGAACAAGGAATCGGAATTTTTAAGGGAATCCAAGAAATGGTTTTGGAAGGAGTACACCGGGTTTATTTAGTCATTGAATATGCTGCCGGTGATATCCTCTATGTTCCAGTTGAGAGCGCTTCCTTGGTCCAAAAGTATATTGGGAGCGGAGATATAAAACCGAAGATATCCCGATTGGGTAAAGATGAATGGGGAAAGGCAAAACAGAGAGTTGCCCAATCAATACAGGAAACCGCTCGGGAATTGCTGGAGATATATGCTCGTCGCAACTTGGATCAAGGACACGCTTTTTCTCTGAATTCTACCTGGCATAAACAGCTAGAGCTTTCTTTTCCCTATATCGAAACACCTGACCAAAAACAGGCAATTGTTGATGTGGAACGTGACATGGAGTCTACACGACCAATGGATCGACTCATCTGTGGTGATGTGGGCTACGGGAAGACTGAAATTGCCATAAGAGCAGCTTTTAAAGCAGTTATGGATGGGAAACAAGTTGCTTTGTTGGCGCCAACAACCATTTTATCCGAGCAGCATTACCTTACCTTTAAAGAGCGTTTGAAAAGGTTTCCGGTTCGAATTGCGGTCATCAACCGCTTTAAGTCAACCCAAGAACAAAAGCAAATTGTTGAACGAGTTAAAAATAATCAAATAGATATCTTAATCGGTACTCATCGGCTCATTCAAAAAGATATTCAATTTCATGACCTCGGTTTAGTTATCATCGATGAAGAACAGCGGTTTGGGGTTATGCATAAAGAACGGCTTAAAAAAATGAAATCAACTGTGGATGTCCTCACTTTAACCGCTACTCCTATTCCTCGAACCTTATATCTATCCCTTACTGGTATCCGGGATATCAGCGTTATCGAAACGCCTCCTGAAGGACGTAAGCCGGTTCATACGGTGGTTGCACCTCGTAGTCAAAAAATGATAAAGGAAGCGATCCAATATGAGCTCGATAGAAAAGGCCAAGTATTTTATGTGAGCCCTAGAATTAAAAACTTAATGAAAATTTATGAAGAGTTAGCGATGCTCTTTCCTGATTGTCAAATTGGAACTGCTCATGGACGACTCTCCGGGCCTGACCTAGAAAAGGTAATGGAGAAGTTTTATAATGCTGAGATTGATATTTTACTTTGTACAACAATTATCGAGATTGGATTAGATGTTCCGAATGCCAATACTTTGATTGTAGATCCGGCAACTCTTTTTGGATTATCTCAACTCTATCAGTTGCGTGGTCGAATAGGACGGTTTGATCGAGAGGCTTATGCCTATTTATTTTATCCAAGAAGACTAACCCATGAAGCTCAGGAGCGTTTGGATGCTTTGTTGGAATTCGAGGGATTGGGGACGGGTTATAAATTAGCCCTTCGCGATATGGAAATCCGAGGAGCGGGAAATATTTTGGGCCAAGCTCAGCATGGATTTATCCAGGAGATTGGTTTTTCTCTTTATACTCGAATGTTACAAGAAGAAATTTCCCGACTGAAGGGAGAAAATACTGAAACGAATCCCCAAACCACCATAATTTTGCAAGAAAATGCTTTTTTCCCAAACTGGTATATGAAGCAAGAAAACGAGCGTTTTAGCTATTATCAACGTTTGTTACAAGCTCAAAAAATGAATGATGTTGAAGATCTGAGGGCTGAGATAGAAGATCGGTATGGACGCTTGCCAAGGGAAGTTGAAACTCTATTAAAAATTACAACCCTGCGTTATTATGGTAAAATAGCACTGGTTGATACAATTGAAGAAAAAAATGGGGAAATTTATATCGGTGCTCCAATTGAGGTGCTGGTCAGCTTCAATGAAAAATTCCGAAACCATGGTGTAAAAGGTATGTTGGTAAATTACCATGGTAAGCAAACTTTAAGGATACCATTTCAAAATTTA
- the pth gene encoding aminoacyl-tRNA hydrolase encodes MFLVVGLGNPGQKYQYSRHNIGFRIVDNLSEQHQWIWKEAKRFQWCYGKIDSHQLYLVKPQTYMNLSGLGLLSFLSYIAKSFEDKIIVHDELDLPPGRIRISRGGGAAGHKGILSIAEYFNLENFIRLRVGVGKPIQKDEITEYVLLKPPSEEAAVLADSEKRSVEALICIVTHGVQYAMNRFNSISAS; translated from the coding sequence GTGTTTTTGGTTGTCGGTCTTGGAAACCCCGGTCAAAAATATCAATACAGCCGTCATAATATTGGTTTTCGAATCGTAGATAATTTATCTGAACAGCATCAATGGATATGGAAAGAAGCAAAACGTTTTCAATGGTGTTATGGTAAAATTGACAGCCACCAACTCTATCTGGTAAAGCCCCAAACTTATATGAATCTGAGTGGTTTGGGGCTTTTATCCTTTTTAAGCTATATAGCCAAATCTTTTGAGGACAAGATTATTGTCCATGACGAGCTTGATCTTCCTCCAGGAAGGATCCGGATTAGTCGAGGCGGTGGAGCGGCAGGTCATAAGGGCATTCTTTCCATTGCTGAATACTTTAATCTGGAAAATTTTATCCGTTTACGGGTAGGTGTTGGAAAACCAATACAAAAAGACGAAATCACTGAGTACGTATTGCTCAAGCCTCCTTCCGAAGAAGCAGCTGTACTCGCTGATTCTGAAAAGCGATCAGTCGAAGCATTAATCTGTATTGTTACTCATGGTGTTCAATATGCCATGAACCGGTTTAACTCAATATCTGCGTCATAA
- a CDS encoding 50S ribosomal protein L25, with translation MNQREILTVNTEKRESIGKESMKKLRKSGWVPGVYYAYESKEGNTVLLKIQESELKRVLKAPGATHQLLNISIDGDIHRGIIKELQRNPIKEQVLHIDFYGVRADQKITLRVPLMFNGEAPGVKAGGTLEQVMQDVEIECLPDVIPEFIEVDISGLEIGDAVHLKNVTVPEGVLLTENLDDVVVVVTAPEVLVEEEEEVLEEEGEAPEPEVVKKGEKKEKEAEEE, from the coding sequence ATGAACCAAAGAGAAATCTTGACCGTTAATACCGAAAAGAGAGAATCTATTGGAAAAGAAAGTATGAAAAAGCTAAGAAAATCAGGCTGGGTACCTGGGGTTTATTATGCTTATGAAAGCAAAGAAGGAAATACAGTTTTATTGAAAATTCAAGAAAGTGAGTTAAAAAGAGTTTTAAAAGCACCAGGAGCAACCCATCAATTATTAAATATTTCTATCGACGGTGATATTCATCGAGGGATTATTAAAGAACTGCAAAGGAATCCCATTAAAGAACAGGTTTTACATATTGATTTTTATGGGGTACGGGCTGATCAGAAAATTACTTTAAGAGTGCCACTGATGTTCAATGGTGAGGCGCCAGGAGTTAAGGCGGGTGGTACTCTAGAGCAGGTTATGCAAGATGTTGAGATTGAATGCTTGCCTGACGTCATTCCCGAATTCATCGAAGTTGATATCAGCGGTCTGGAAATTGGTGACGCAGTTCATCTTAAGAATGTTACGGTTCCGGAAGGGGTTTTACTTACTGAAAATCTTGATGATGTCGTAGTGGTTGTTACAGCTCCAGAGGTTTTAGTTGAAGAAGAAGAAGAGGTTTTGGAAGAAGAAGGTGAAGCACCAGAACCAGAAGTAGTTAAAAAAGGCGAGAAAAAGGAGAAAGAAGCCGAGGAAGAGTAA
- a CDS encoding ribose-phosphate diphosphokinase, whose amino-acid sequence MICYGDISQHMKVFTGRANPFLAQEICWYLDLPLGRADVGRFPNGEIRIQIEESVRGCDVFVVQPTCPSVNDHIMELLIMIDALSRASARRITAVIPFYGYAKQDRKTKGREPISAKLVANLLVTAGVDRVLTMDLHVGQIQGFFDIPVDNLVAQSLLARYFASKNLSDIVVVSPDVGGTARARNFANHLGVDLAVIDKYRPTYAEVQVMDVIGNVRGKRAILVDDLIDTAGTLVEGAQALKERGVVEVYACATHPVFSEPALDRIKNSYLKEVVVTNTIPSNADELSIRTSDKVKVLSVAPIFAEAIKRIYSELSVSELFL is encoded by the coding sequence ATGATTTGCTATGGTGATATAAGCCAGCATATGAAAGTTTTTACTGGAAGAGCAAATCCATTCCTGGCGCAAGAAATTTGTTGGTATCTTGACCTTCCTCTGGGTCGGGCTGATGTAGGTCGTTTCCCGAATGGAGAAATTCGTATACAAATTGAAGAAAGCGTTCGAGGCTGTGATGTTTTTGTTGTTCAACCTACTTGTCCGTCAGTGAATGATCATATTATGGAACTTCTGATCATGATTGATGCATTGAGTCGTGCCTCAGCCAGAAGAATAACGGCAGTCATTCCGTTTTATGGATATGCAAAACAAGATCGAAAAACCAAAGGAAGGGAACCAATTTCAGCGAAACTGGTGGCAAATTTACTGGTAACCGCTGGTGTTGATCGAGTTTTAACCATGGATTTGCATGTTGGTCAAATCCAAGGGTTTTTTGATATTCCTGTCGATAATTTAGTTGCTCAATCACTCCTGGCTCGCTACTTTGCTTCGAAAAACCTATCGGATATTGTTGTGGTAAGTCCCGATGTTGGAGGTACAGCACGGGCTCGAAATTTTGCCAATCATCTCGGTGTTGATTTAGCCGTCATTGATAAATACCGACCGACCTATGCTGAAGTTCAAGTTATGGATGTTATCGGAAATGTTCGGGGCAAAAGAGCAATATTAGTTGATGACCTTATCGATACTGCTGGAACTTTAGTTGAAGGCGCACAAGCTTTAAAAGAACGGGGCGTCGTTGAAGTGTATGCCTGTGCCACCCATCCGGTGTTTAGTGAACCAGCTTTAGATCGTATCAAGAATTCATATTTGAAAGAAGTGGTTGTGACCAATACTATTCCTTCCAATGCAGACGAGTTGAGCATCCGAACCAGTGATAAAGTAAAAGTTCTATCGGTGGCACCAATTTTTGCCGAAGCAATAAAAAGAATATATAGTGAACTATCCGTCAGTGAGCTTTTCTTGTGA
- the glmU gene encoding bifunctional UDP-N-acetylglucosamine diphosphorylase/glucosamine-1-phosphate N-acetyltransferase GlmU: MDYHDWCICVLAAGQGKRMKSSQPKVVLPVLGRPLINYLLKLEIPNFGGKRLAVVSPFSYDQIQSIVDPAIQLVVQEEPLGTAHAVNSILPHLDSEIQKILVIYADMPLLKADTLHQFMTFFEKNRAPVALLSTKSEFPDGFGRIKRDFQGTPLKIVEEKDCSVEEKKIPEINLGIYAFQRNEIGIVLQSIQRNNAQGEYYLTDVLEVARNLNYKTLVYTVPWDTQFINVNSSDDLATVIGLFRRTKINQLFESGVKIVDPESVYVDWDVKCEKDVWLYPGTVIEGQSKIKENTKIGPYTHLVQSQVGRDCRIEYSVIEDSIVEDEVVIGPFSHIRMNSLIKKNARIGNFVEVKKSEIGEGTKALHHSYLGDAQLGKKVNIGAGTITCNFDGYKKHPTIIHDQVFIGSNNSLVAPVTIGKGAYTAAGSTITRDVPSQALGVGRARQVNIDKWTEKKKNRS, encoded by the coding sequence ATGGATTATCATGATTGGTGTATTTGTGTTTTGGCGGCTGGTCAAGGGAAAAGAATGAAATCTTCACAACCAAAAGTTGTTTTACCGGTTTTGGGGAGGCCATTAATTAATTATCTTTTGAAACTTGAGATTCCCAATTTTGGTGGGAAACGATTGGCAGTCGTTTCTCCTTTCTCTTATGACCAAATCCAATCGATTGTTGATCCAGCGATTCAATTAGTTGTTCAAGAAGAACCCTTGGGAACCGCCCATGCCGTAAATTCTATATTACCCCATCTCGATTCTGAGATTCAGAAGATATTAGTCATATATGCTGATATGCCACTTTTGAAAGCTGATACTCTACATCAATTTATGACTTTTTTCGAAAAAAACCGTGCTCCAGTGGCGCTTTTAAGCACCAAATCAGAGTTTCCTGATGGTTTTGGTCGAATTAAAAGGGATTTTCAGGGAACTCCCCTGAAAATTGTTGAAGAAAAAGATTGTTCGGTTGAAGAGAAAAAAATTCCTGAAATAAATTTGGGAATATATGCCTTTCAAAGAAACGAAATAGGGATAGTTCTTCAATCAATTCAAAGGAATAACGCTCAGGGAGAATATTATCTGACTGATGTTCTTGAAGTCGCAAGAAATCTCAATTATAAAACCTTGGTTTACACTGTTCCCTGGGATACGCAGTTTATTAACGTGAATTCCTCTGATGATTTAGCAACAGTGATAGGATTGTTTCGTAGAACAAAAATTAATCAGCTATTTGAATCAGGAGTTAAAATTGTCGATCCAGAATCGGTATATGTCGATTGGGACGTCAAATGTGAAAAGGATGTCTGGTTGTATCCCGGAACGGTTATTGAAGGACAAAGTAAAATTAAAGAAAACACGAAGATTGGGCCTTACACCCATTTAGTTCAATCACAAGTTGGCAGGGATTGCCGAATTGAATATAGTGTTATAGAAGATTCTATTGTGGAGGATGAGGTGGTTATTGGCCCATTTTCCCATATTCGAATGAATTCCTTAATAAAGAAAAATGCTCGGATTGGAAATTTCGTTGAGGTAAAAAAATCTGAAATTGGTGAGGGAACCAAGGCATTACATCATAGTTACTTAGGTGATGCTCAATTAGGAAAAAAGGTTAATATCGGAGCGGGAACAATTACTTGTAATTTCGATGGATATAAAAAACACCCAACCATTATTCATGACCAGGTTTTTATCGGGAGCAATAATTCATTAGTTGCTCCGGTAACCATTGGTAAAGGAGCATATACTGCTGCCGGTTCAACGATTACCCGTGATGTTCCTTCTCAAGCTCTCGGTGTCGGTCGAGCGAGACAGGTTAACATTGACAAATGGACTGAAAAGAAAAAAAACAGGAGCTGA
- a CDS encoding PFL family protein: MVLYDRSEILETIRMLEIENLDVRTVTLGINILDCRGKDEKDTCRNVVNKIRSYAQSLHDVVEEVSLRFGIPIVNRRLSISPVSLLFGKDEANGPFELALLLDQLSREIQVDFIGGFTALVQKGMTPAARNLIHSLPAILTQTDHICSSVNVASTRSGINVDVILLLGKTIKEIAHLSQDKNGIGCAKLVVFANAPEDNPFMAGAFHGPGEGDAVINVGVSGPGVVKEMIRRHPGADLGQVAEIIKRTAFKITRVGELIGREVSRKLGVDFGIVDLSLAPTSRVGDSVAEIIEAMGIDTCGGWGTTLALAMLTDACKKGGAMASSSVGGLSGAFIPVSEDAAMTKAVKTGRLNFEKLEAMTSVCSVGLDMIAIPGDTPEEIISAIIGDEVAIGVINNKTVGIRIIPVVGKKPGDEVVWGGLLGETVVIRVNPTNPKNFIGRGGRIPAPITSLRN, translated from the coding sequence ATGGTGTTATATGATCGATCAGAAATTTTAGAAACGATTCGAATGCTTGAAATTGAAAACCTTGATGTTCGGACGGTGACTTTGGGGATCAATATTTTAGATTGTCGTGGAAAAGATGAAAAGGATACTTGTCGAAATGTGGTAAATAAAATTCGTTCCTATGCTCAATCCCTTCATGATGTGGTTGAAGAAGTATCACTCCGATTTGGAATTCCTATTGTTAATCGCCGCTTGTCTATTTCTCCAGTTTCTCTTCTTTTTGGAAAAGACGAAGCCAATGGTCCATTTGAACTCGCACTCCTTCTTGATCAACTCTCTCGGGAAATTCAAGTCGATTTTATCGGCGGTTTTACAGCATTAGTTCAAAAAGGGATGACCCCGGCTGCAAGAAATCTCATCCATTCTTTGCCGGCTATTTTGACCCAAACTGACCATATTTGTTCTTCAGTCAATGTGGCATCGACCCGAAGCGGTATCAATGTTGATGTTATTTTATTATTAGGCAAAACTATTAAAGAAATTGCTCATTTAAGCCAAGACAAAAATGGAATTGGTTGTGCCAAATTGGTAGTTTTTGCCAATGCTCCAGAAGATAATCCTTTTATGGCAGGCGCTTTCCATGGGCCGGGGGAAGGAGATGCGGTTATTAATGTCGGTGTGAGCGGACCCGGTGTTGTGAAGGAAATGATCCGTAGACATCCAGGAGCTGATTTGGGTCAAGTTGCCGAAATTATCAAGCGAACCGCTTTTAAAATAACCCGGGTAGGGGAGTTAATCGGGAGAGAGGTTTCACGGAAGCTGGGTGTAGATTTTGGAATTGTTGACCTATCTCTGGCTCCGACCTCTCGAGTAGGTGATAGTGTGGCAGAAATTATTGAAGCCATGGGAATAGATACCTGTGGAGGATGGGGGACAACTCTTGCTCTGGCTATGCTAACCGATGCCTGTAAAAAAGGAGGTGCCATGGCTTCTTCATCAGTAGGAGGTTTAAGTGGGGCCTTTATTCCGGTAAGTGAAGATGCAGCCATGACTAAAGCAGTAAAGACGGGAAGATTAAATTTTGAAAAACTTGAGGCTATGACCAGTGTTTGTTCGGTTGGATTAGATATGATTGCAATTCCCGGCGATACACCGGAAGAGATTATTTCTGCGATTATTGGTGATGAGGTGGCGATTGGGGTTATTAACAATAAGACCGTGGGAATTCGAATCATTCCGGTGGTTGGGAAAAAACCGGGCGATGAAGTTGTTTGGGGAGGATTGTTGGGAGAAACGGTGGTTATACGAGTGAATCCCACCAACCCTAAAAACTTTATTGGCCGGGGCGGAAGAATTCCAGCTCCAATAACCAGTCTTAGAAATTAG
- a CDS encoding ACT domain-containing protein produces MNINDISPSSFVEEQPAEQQDKVVITVVGKDRVGIIAAVTSLLAENQVNIEDITQKVLDKYFTMILIGDISQSVVPLADLKKCLIQKGEEIGVQIFLQHTSVFQAMHRI; encoded by the coding sequence TTGAACATCAATGACATATCACCATCGAGTTTTGTTGAGGAACAACCAGCGGAGCAGCAGGATAAAGTTGTTATTACTGTCGTCGGCAAAGACCGTGTGGGTATTATTGCAGCTGTAACTTCCTTATTGGCTGAAAATCAGGTGAATATTGAAGATATTACTCAGAAAGTTTTAGATAAATATTTTACCATGATATTAATAGGTGATATAAGTCAAAGTGTTGTTCCTTTGGCAGATTTGAAGAAATGCCTTATTCAAAAAGGCGAAGAAATCGGTGTCCAAATTTTTCTTCAACATACCAGCGTATTCCAAGCCATGCATCGCATTTAA
- the nfi gene encoding deoxyribonuclease V (cleaves DNA at apurinic or apyrimidinic sites), whose protein sequence is MIQPKHIFPFDVNTQEAVRIQKDLTQHISFSFPFHPQEVHCLAGVDVSYLKKNLACAVIVAFSYPELQVIEVVHSLKKVQFPYIPGFLSFREGPAVASSFQLLKSIPQIFFFDGQGIAHPRGVGLASHMGILYNIVSIGVAKSLLVGQYTEPLLEKGEYSWIFYHDQKIGAALRSRKAVKPIFVSPGHRIDLQNSIEWTLRVTGKYRIPEPTRIAHLYADKIKRNEVEFLEHQ, encoded by the coding sequence ATGATTCAACCAAAACATATTTTTCCATTTGATGTCAATACTCAGGAAGCGGTTAGGATTCAGAAAGACCTAACCCAACATATTTCGTTTTCTTTTCCTTTCCACCCTCAAGAAGTACATTGCTTAGCAGGGGTTGATGTTTCTTATCTGAAAAAAAACCTTGCCTGTGCAGTCATTGTTGCTTTTTCTTATCCTGAACTCCAAGTCATTGAAGTTGTTCATTCATTAAAAAAAGTTCAATTTCCTTATATCCCAGGCTTTCTCTCTTTTCGTGAAGGGCCAGCAGTAGCGTCTTCTTTTCAACTATTAAAAAGCATTCCTCAAATTTTCTTTTTCGATGGTCAGGGAATTGCCCATCCGAGGGGAGTGGGATTAGCCAGTCATATGGGAATTCTTTATAATATTGTGTCAATTGGGGTCGCAAAAAGTCTGTTAGTAGGTCAGTATACCGAGCCGCTCTTAGAAAAGGGCGAATATTCCTGGATTTTTTACCATGATCAAAAAATTGGTGCTGCTCTTCGGAGCAGGAAAGCAGTAAAACCGATTTTTGTATCCCCGGGTCATCGTATTGATTTACAAAACTCCATTGAATGGACATTAAGGGTTACGGGTAAATATCGAATTCCAGAACCGACTCGGATTGCTCACCTTTATGCGGATAAAATAAAAAGAAATGAGGTGGAATTTCTTGAACATCAATGA
- a CDS encoding Veg family protein, producing MPVQSVDQIKAWVLEKKGKEVRIEVNKGRKKTVIREGVIETAYPFFFTLKMDVDGCCQRISFNYVDILTKTIELELI from the coding sequence TTGCCAGTCCAGAGCGTTGACCAAATTAAAGCTTGGGTTTTGGAAAAAAAGGGGAAAGAAGTCCGGATCGAAGTTAATAAAGGTCGCAAAAAAACGGTCATAAGAGAAGGAGTAATTGAGACTGCTTATCCATTCTTTTTCACGCTAAAGATGGATGTAGATGGATGTTGCCAACGGATTTCTTTTAATTATGTTGATATTCTTACCAAAACCATTGAACTTGAATTGATATAA
- the rsmA gene encoding 16S rRNA (adenine(1518)-N(6)/adenine(1519)-N(6))-dimethyltransferase RsmA — MSQNFLVNTGVLEKIIEFSDLNRSDCVVEIGTGMGNLTEHLAQYGGKVLTFEIDPILYQKTLHRLPSHSNIHFFNQNFLKTDLLQILAPFSKYSFKVVANIPYSISSAILYKILQIPILWARLVLLVQKEFGQKIMAQPGEKKRVPLSVIFQMRYRVQQRFEVSRGSFRPMPRVDSLVLKCLPGPYPPDIATINRVANLTQYFFQQKRKRISSRLRRIIDPEVINNAGIPITKRPEDLTELEWTKLAEILTQLKKIEL, encoded by the coding sequence TTGAGTCAAAATTTTTTAGTGAATACTGGTGTGTTGGAGAAAATAATTGAGTTCTCCGATCTCAACCGAAGTGATTGTGTGGTTGAGATCGGTACAGGAATGGGGAATCTCACCGAGCATTTAGCCCAGTACGGTGGTAAAGTTTTGACTTTTGAAATTGACCCTATTCTTTACCAAAAAACGCTACACAGATTGCCTTCTCATTCAAATATCCACTTTTTTAATCAGAATTTTTTAAAAACTGATCTTCTTCAGATTTTAGCCCCGTTTTCTAAATACTCTTTCAAAGTTGTTGCGAATATTCCTTATAGTATTTCATCAGCAATTTTGTATAAAATCCTACAAATACCCATACTTTGGGCAAGATTGGTTTTATTGGTCCAAAAAGAATTTGGCCAAAAAATTATGGCTCAACCTGGTGAGAAAAAACGAGTTCCTTTATCAGTTATTTTTCAAATGCGTTATCGAGTTCAGCAACGATTTGAAGTATCCCGGGGCAGCTTTCGACCTATGCCCCGGGTAGATTCATTGGTTCTGAAATGCTTGCCCGGACCTTATCCACCAGACATTGCGACGATCAATAGAGTGGCAAACTTAACTCAATATTTTTTCCAACAGAAAAGAAAGAGAATTTCCAGTCGGTTGCGAAGGATTATTGATCCCGAAGTTATCAATAATGCTGGAATTCCAATCACCAAAAGACCAGAAGATTTGACTGAACTGGAATGGACCAAACTCGCGGAAATTTTAACTCAGTTAAAGAAAATAGAGCTATAA
- a CDS encoding bifunctional nuclease family protein — protein sequence MLKMKVQGLMFDQKNSMAVVVLIDEEEKRSLPIWIGLFEAQAILLGLQEVDTPRPLTHDLISSILQKLDTKLDKVVITNIVDNTFYALLYLKLNEQEVTVDSRPSDGIALALKTGAPIFISEEIMNSTTVAMGDIDDKEIEDFRKFLETLKPEDLQKYLGQDK from the coding sequence ATGCTTAAAATGAAAGTTCAAGGGCTCATGTTTGATCAAAAAAATTCCATGGCTGTCGTGGTTCTTATAGATGAGGAAGAAAAAAGAAGCCTTCCTATCTGGATAGGTTTGTTTGAAGCACAAGCAATTTTACTTGGTCTTCAGGAAGTAGATACTCCACGACCGCTTACCCATGATCTCATCTCATCCATTCTTCAAAAACTTGATACCAAATTGGATAAGGTGGTTATCACCAATATTGTCGACAACACTTTTTATGCTTTGTTATATCTTAAATTGAATGAACAAGAAGTTACTGTGGATTCTCGTCCCAGCGATGGTATCGCACTAGCGTTAAAGACTGGTGCGCCAATTTTTATTTCCGAAGAAATTATGAATTCAACCACGGTAGCTATGGGTGATATTGATGATAAAGAAATTGAGGACTTCCGTAAATTTTTAGAAACCTTGAAACCTGAAGACCTTCAAAAATACTTGGGTCAGGATAAGTAA